The Methylobacterium sp. PvR107 genome contains a region encoding:
- a CDS encoding methyl-accepting chemotaxis protein: protein MRFINDIGIVTKLSVAFGTLTAVTIGISAVGYSRLSSIEHTNGLTEHTYKVLTELEGLTMSMVNQETGLRGYLLSGDPKFLEPFRAGQKAYTAVIASARSLTADNAEQQGRLDAVGRSAQTWSDVAAKEIALVEAGNLAKAQQLEAGGAGKASMDALRAKVDDAAQAERDLLAIRSSAQAQSFRTAYLTSILGSAASVVIAGLLAILVFAMLTRPLSRLVAVLQRMARGEIEAQIAEAQRGDEIGAVGKAVEGIKAMVAEKAAADAETKRKADAAAAAERRKTMIKLADDFDRAIGGIVGMVSSSATQLQATARTMSVTATETSSQSTTVAAAAEEAASNVNTVAAAAEELGSSVQEIGRQVNGSAQLAQRAVSDADQTGALVQELSGSVARIGDVVGLISNIAGQTNLLALNATIEAARAGAAGKGFAVVAAEVKALAEQTAKATHEISGQIAQIQASTGQAVAAIGGITGRIREISGVATSIAAAVEEQGAATQEIVRNVAQAALGAGEVTTNISGVAGAAEETGAAADQVLGAASELSRQSESLTAEVGRFLETVRAA from the coding sequence AAAGTTCTGACGGAACTCGAAGGCCTGACCATGTCGATGGTCAATCAGGAGACCGGTCTGCGCGGATACCTCCTGTCTGGAGATCCGAAGTTCCTCGAACCCTTCCGCGCGGGCCAGAAGGCCTACACGGCCGTCATCGCGTCGGCGAGGTCGCTCACCGCCGACAACGCCGAACAGCAAGGGCGCCTCGACGCTGTCGGCCGATCCGCTCAGACGTGGTCGGACGTCGCCGCGAAGGAGATCGCGCTCGTCGAGGCGGGCAATCTCGCGAAGGCCCAGCAGCTCGAGGCCGGAGGCGCCGGAAAGGCGTCGATGGATGCGTTGCGCGCCAAGGTCGACGACGCCGCGCAGGCGGAGCGGGATCTCCTCGCCATCCGGAGCAGCGCGCAGGCGCAATCCTTCAGGACGGCCTACCTCACGAGCATCCTCGGCAGTGCGGCCAGTGTCGTGATCGCAGGTCTGCTGGCGATCCTGGTCTTCGCGATGCTCACACGGCCTCTGAGCCGGCTGGTCGCCGTGCTTCAGCGGATGGCGCGGGGCGAGATCGAGGCGCAGATCGCCGAGGCGCAGCGCGGCGACGAGATCGGCGCCGTGGGGAAGGCCGTGGAGGGCATCAAGGCGATGGTGGCCGAGAAGGCGGCCGCGGACGCTGAGACGAAGCGCAAAGCCGATGCGGCGGCGGCGGCCGAACGGCGGAAGACCATGATCAAGCTGGCGGACGACTTCGACCGCGCAATCGGCGGCATCGTCGGCATGGTCTCGTCCTCGGCCACGCAGTTGCAGGCCACCGCCAGGACCATGTCGGTGACCGCGACCGAGACGTCGAGCCAATCGACCACCGTGGCGGCCGCGGCGGAGGAAGCCGCCTCGAACGTCAACACCGTAGCGGCCGCAGCCGAGGAACTGGGTTCGTCCGTCCAGGAGATAGGCCGGCAGGTGAACGGCTCGGCTCAGCTGGCGCAGCGCGCCGTCAGCGATGCCGACCAGACCGGCGCTCTCGTCCAGGAGTTGAGCGGGTCCGTGGCCCGGATCGGCGATGTGGTCGGCCTGATCTCCAACATCGCCGGACAGACCAATCTGCTGGCGCTCAACGCGACCATCGAAGCCGCCCGGGCCGGCGCGGCGGGCAAGGGCTTCGCCGTGGTGGCCGCGGAGGTGAAAGCGTTGGCCGAGCAGACCGCCAAGGCCACGCATGAGATCTCCGGCCAGATCGCTCAGATCCAGGCCTCGACGGGGCAGGCCGTGGCGGCCATCGGCGGTATCACCGGTCGCATCCGTGAGATCAGCGGTGTCGCCACGTCCATAGCGGCAGCCGTCGAGGAGCAGGGCGCGGCCACGCAGGAGATCGTTCGGAACGTCGCGCAGGCGGCTCTCGGAGCCGGCGAGGTGACGACCAACATCTCCGGCGTCGCCGGCGCGGCCGAAGAGACGGGTGCCGCGGCCGATCAGGTCCTCGGTGCAGCCTCGGAATTGTCGCGCCAGTCCGAAAGCCTCACGGCCGAGGTCGGGCGCTTTCTCGAGACCGTGCGGGCGGCGTGA
- a CDS encoding SulP family inorganic anion transporter, producing the protein MSHTVSRLAGLLHGWRSNVRADALSGIVVALALIPEAIGFSVIAGVDPKVGLYASVVIACTIAFAGGRPAMISAATAATAVVMVDLVREHGVQYLFAATILMGLIQILAGLLKLGRLMRFVSQSVMTGFVNALAILIFLAQLPELTGVTPATYGLIALGLAIIYGFPRITRAIPSPLVAIAVLTALTAAFHLDVRTVSHLGALPSALPSFALPDVPLTLETLQILLPYAATLAAVGLLESLLTAQIVDDMTDTGSDKNRECIGQGVANMASAVFGGMGGCAMIGQSVINVSSGARGRLSTLVAGAFLLALLVSLQGLLAVVPVAALTAVMIMVSLNTFSWRSLAQLRTNPLPSSTVMLATVLVVVATRDLAIGVLVGVLLSGVFFAGKVSRLSGVTSALSADGGTRTYHVTGQVFFASAGTFTEAIDVLEPVERLVIDVHAAHFWDISAVAALDRTVLKARARGRSVEVIGLNAASATLVERFGTHDKAGAAPSLASH; encoded by the coding sequence ATGTCACACACAGTATCGAGACTGGCCGGCCTCCTTCACGGGTGGAGGTCGAACGTGCGTGCCGACGCCTTGTCGGGAATCGTCGTCGCGCTCGCGCTGATCCCGGAAGCCATCGGGTTCTCGGTCATCGCCGGAGTCGACCCGAAGGTCGGCCTCTACGCCTCGGTGGTGATCGCCTGCACGATCGCATTCGCGGGCGGCCGCCCGGCGATGATCTCGGCGGCCACGGCCGCCACCGCGGTCGTGATGGTCGACCTCGTGCGCGAGCACGGCGTCCAGTACCTGTTCGCCGCCACCATCCTGATGGGGCTGATCCAGATCCTCGCGGGCCTGCTGAAGCTCGGCCGGCTGATGCGCTTCGTGTCGCAATCGGTCATGACCGGCTTCGTCAACGCGCTGGCGATCCTGATCTTCCTGGCGCAGCTTCCGGAGCTGACCGGCGTCACGCCCGCCACCTACGGGCTGATCGCCCTGGGTCTCGCGATCATCTACGGCTTTCCGCGGATCACGCGGGCGATCCCGTCACCGCTCGTGGCGATCGCGGTGCTGACCGCGCTGACGGCGGCGTTCCACCTCGACGTCCGGACGGTCTCGCATCTGGGCGCCCTGCCCTCGGCGCTGCCGAGCTTCGCCCTGCCCGATGTGCCCCTCACCCTCGAAACACTGCAGATCCTGCTGCCCTACGCGGCGACCCTGGCGGCGGTGGGGCTGCTGGAAAGCCTGCTCACCGCGCAGATCGTCGACGACATGACCGATACCGGCAGCGACAAGAACCGCGAATGCATCGGCCAGGGTGTCGCCAACATGGCCTCGGCGGTGTTCGGCGGCATGGGCGGCTGCGCGATGATCGGCCAGTCGGTGATCAACGTCTCGTCGGGGGCGCGCGGGCGGCTATCGACGCTGGTGGCCGGCGCCTTCCTGCTGGCCCTCCTCGTGTCACTGCAGGGCCTGCTCGCCGTCGTTCCGGTTGCGGCGCTCACGGCGGTGATGATCATGGTCTCGCTGAACACCTTCTCATGGCGCTCGCTGGCGCAGCTGCGCACCAACCCCCTGCCGTCCTCGACGGTGATGCTGGCGACCGTCCTGGTCGTGGTGGCAACCCGCGACCTCGCCATCGGCGTACTGGTGGGCGTGCTCCTGTCCGGCGTGTTCTTCGCCGGGAAAGTGTCGCGGCTGAGCGGGGTGACATCCGCGCTTTCCGCCGATGGTGGGACCCGGACCTATCACGTCACCGGCCAGGTCTTCTTCGCCTCGGCCGGGACCTTCACGGAAGCGATCGACGTGCTTGAGCCAGTCGAGCGCCTCGTCATCGACGTGCACGCCGCGCATTTCTGGGACATCTCGGCGGTCGCCGCCCTCGACCGCACGGTCCTCAAGGCTCGCGCGCGGGGACGGAGCGTCGAGGTGATCGGCCTCAATGCCGCCAGCGCCACCCTGGTCGAGCGGTTCGGCACGCACGACAAAGCCGGCGCGGCGCCGTCGCTGGCAAGCCATTGA
- the hslU gene encoding ATP-dependent protease ATPase subunit HslU yields MTTFSPREIVSELDRFIVGQHDAKRAVAIALRNRWRRQQLTGPLREEVAPKNILMIGPTGCGKTEIARRLARLANAPFLKIEATKFTEVGYVGRDVEQIVRDLVEVAIGLTRQVKREGVKAKAEAAAENRILDALVGPTASAATRDSFRRKLRNNELDDKEVELELAAGAPAGMPMFEIPGMPGASMGAINIGDMLGKALGGQRGKPRRILVRDAYAPLMAEESDKLVDDEALVREAIREVENNGIVFLDEIDKICAREGRASGDVSREGVQRDLLPLIEGTTVATKHGPVKTDHILFIASGAFHVSKPADLLPELQGRLPIRVELQPLTVDDFKQILTTTEASLIKQTVALMQTEGVTLAFTEDAVDALARVAVEVNSSVENIGARRLQTVLERVIDEISFTATDRSGETVPIDAAYVRARVQDLAANADLSRFIL; encoded by the coding sequence GTGACGACGTTCTCTCCGCGCGAGATCGTGTCCGAACTCGATCGCTTCATCGTCGGGCAGCACGACGCCAAGCGCGCCGTCGCGATCGCGCTGCGCAACCGCTGGCGCCGCCAGCAGCTCACCGGTCCGCTCCGCGAGGAGGTGGCGCCCAAGAACATCCTGATGATCGGCCCGACGGGCTGCGGCAAGACCGAGATCGCCCGGCGCCTCGCCCGCCTCGCCAACGCGCCGTTCCTGAAGATCGAGGCCACCAAGTTCACCGAGGTCGGCTATGTCGGCCGGGACGTGGAGCAGATCGTCCGCGACCTCGTGGAGGTGGCGATCGGCCTGACCCGTCAGGTGAAGCGCGAGGGCGTGAAGGCCAAGGCCGAGGCCGCGGCGGAGAACCGGATCCTCGATGCGCTGGTCGGGCCCACCGCGAGCGCCGCCACCCGTGACAGCTTCCGCCGCAAGCTCCGCAACAACGAGCTTGATGACAAGGAGGTCGAGCTGGAGCTGGCTGCCGGCGCGCCCGCCGGCATGCCGATGTTCGAGATTCCCGGCATGCCGGGCGCGTCCATGGGGGCGATCAACATCGGCGACATGCTGGGCAAGGCGCTCGGCGGCCAGCGCGGCAAGCCGCGGCGGATCCTGGTGCGGGACGCCTACGCGCCGCTGATGGCCGAGGAATCCGATAAGCTCGTCGACGACGAGGCGCTGGTGCGCGAGGCGATCCGCGAGGTCGAGAACAACGGCATCGTCTTCCTGGACGAGATCGACAAGATCTGCGCCCGCGAGGGCCGCGCGTCCGGCGACGTCTCCCGCGAGGGCGTGCAGCGCGACCTGCTGCCGCTGATCGAGGGCACGACGGTCGCCACCAAGCACGGCCCGGTGAAGACCGACCACATCCTCTTCATCGCCTCCGGCGCCTTCCACGTCTCGAAGCCCGCGGACCTCCTGCCGGAATTGCAGGGGCGCCTTCCGATCCGGGTCGAGCTGCAGCCGCTCACCGTGGACGATTTCAAGCAGATCCTGACCACGACCGAGGCGAGCCTGATCAAGCAGACCGTCGCCCTGATGCAGACCGAGGGCGTGACCCTCGCCTTCACGGAAGACGCGGTGGACGCGCTCGCCCGGGTTGCCGTCGAGGTGAATTCCTCGGTGGAGAATATCGGTGCCCGCCGTCTGCAGACGGTCCTGGAACGGGTGATCGACGAGATCTCGTTCACGGCGACCGACCGGTCGGGCGAGACCGTCCCGATCGATGCCGCCTATGTGCGCGCCCGGGTGCAGGATCTCGCGGCCAACGCGGATCTGAGCCGGTTCATCCTGTGA
- a CDS encoding methyl-accepting chemotaxis protein has translation MQIGAKLLGFVAACSLTTLVVAGVSVATLQSFEQSLTRVENASIRALNAANFNRLAAEVTMDSRGVYASADRAEAAKYAAGLRKSLADMDALRAAWAPLVTEAERPLFDTMTRNADAFRALRTTLAEAGETVSPRAAAELGFNDANRANRKAFQASIDTLVNQGRAEMAAIKGETQALFQARTLLLVGLALAGALICGALGLLVGQRQIARPLRAVSDAIQRLSRGDHVLPAIKPSRDEIGAIWASMQVFSATMRDAEALRQDNERMGVEATTRKRAEMSGLADRFQGSIGGLVDHLAGAAAGMERTAAAMAGNAEHTGAQSQAVTRAAETTAHNVEAVAAATEELAATASEIGVQVTQTSTAAESAVEAARRTRTSVQALARSADGIGQVVSLISTIAGQTNLLALNATIEAARAGEAGRGFAVVATEVKDLATQTAKATEEIAGQIAAMRAATHEAVAAIEEIGGTIEQVHGIALGVAAAVEEQQLATQEIARSVSEAASGTRSVTETMAHVLEAARQTGASAAEVLDAAADIARRSNGLGGEVAGFVAQVRAA, from the coding sequence ATGCAAATCGGCGCAAAACTCCTGGGCTTTGTGGCGGCCTGCAGCCTGACGACGCTGGTCGTCGCCGGTGTCAGCGTGGCGACGCTCCAAAGCTTCGAGCAGTCGTTGACGCGTGTCGAGAATGCCTCGATCCGCGCACTCAACGCCGCGAACTTCAACCGCCTCGCCGCCGAAGTCACTATGGACTCGCGCGGCGTCTACGCGTCCGCCGACCGGGCCGAAGCGGCGAAATATGCCGCCGGCCTTCGCAAGAGCTTGGCCGACATGGACGCGCTGCGCGCCGCGTGGGCGCCACTGGTGACCGAGGCCGAACGACCGCTCTTCGACACGATGACGCGCAATGCCGACGCCTTCCGGGCGCTGCGCACGACCCTCGCGGAGGCGGGGGAGACGGTGAGCCCCCGCGCTGCCGCCGAGCTCGGCTTCAACGACGCGAACCGTGCCAACCGCAAAGCCTTCCAGGCGAGCATCGATACCCTGGTGAACCAGGGGCGTGCCGAGATGGCGGCCATCAAGGGCGAGACGCAGGCGCTGTTCCAGGCGCGGACGCTGCTTCTCGTGGGCCTCGCCCTGGCCGGAGCCCTGATCTGCGGCGCGCTCGGCCTGCTCGTGGGGCAGCGCCAGATCGCCCGGCCGCTTCGGGCGGTCTCGGATGCGATCCAACGCCTGTCGCGCGGCGATCACGTCCTGCCGGCCATCAAGCCCAGCCGCGACGAGATCGGGGCGATCTGGGCGAGCATGCAGGTCTTCAGCGCGACCATGCGGGACGCCGAAGCCCTGCGACAGGACAACGAGCGCATGGGCGTCGAGGCGACGACGCGCAAGCGGGCCGAGATGTCGGGTCTCGCGGACAGGTTCCAGGGCAGCATCGGCGGCCTCGTCGATCATCTCGCGGGCGCTGCGGCCGGGATGGAGCGCACCGCCGCCGCGATGGCCGGGAACGCCGAGCACACCGGCGCGCAGTCGCAGGCGGTGACACGCGCGGCCGAGACCACCGCGCACAACGTCGAGGCGGTCGCGGCCGCCACGGAGGAACTCGCCGCCACCGCGAGCGAGATCGGGGTTCAGGTGACCCAGACGTCCACCGCCGCCGAGAGCGCTGTCGAGGCGGCGCGGCGGACGCGCACCAGCGTGCAGGCGCTGGCCCGCAGTGCCGACGGCATCGGGCAGGTCGTCTCCCTCATCTCGACGATCGCGGGCCAGACCAACCTCCTGGCGCTGAACGCTACGATCGAGGCCGCCCGGGCCGGCGAAGCTGGCCGCGGCTTCGCTGTCGTCGCCACCGAGGTGAAGGACCTCGCGACCCAGACCGCCAAGGCCACCGAGGAAATCGCCGGCCAGATCGCCGCCATGCGCGCCGCGACCCACGAGGCTGTCGCCGCCATCGAGGAGATCGGTGGCACGATCGAGCAGGTCCACGGTATCGCGCTCGGCGTCGCCGCGGCGGTGGAGGAGCAGCAGCTCGCCACGCAGGAGATTGCCCGCAGCGTGTCCGAGGCCGCGAGCGGCACCCGGTCGGTCACCGAGACGATGGCGCATGTCCTCGAGGCCGCCCGCCAGACCGGCGCCAGCGCGGCCGAGGTGCTGGACGCGGCCGCCGACATCGCGCGCCGCTCCAACGGGCTCGGCGGCGAGGTCGCCGGCTTCGTGGCACAGGTGCGCGCCGCCTGA